The Chlorocebus sabaeus isolate Y175 chromosome 28, mChlSab1.0.hap1, whole genome shotgun sequence genomic interval CTCACACTGAGGACGAGGTCATCTCGGGTCTCTTGATGTGCACCTGTCACAGAGTCACAGTGAGGGAAGGGAAGGCGGAGCCACTGGTTTGGGCTGACAGGGAGGTCACTGTTGATCCGAGCCCAGCCCCCTCCTTGCCCTCTGGGGGTCTCCAAGGGAATCTGAAACGGAGGCTGGGAGAGTTCCTTGGGGTCCCCCCACTTTAGCCCCTCACCTTCATAGTGGTGTCCACCTTCTCCAAGGCCACATGGAAATTTTTATCCTTGtctagagagagacagagaagaggggagaaagagaaggggagagggaggggatggAAGAGAGAGGGGGACGGAGTAAATgcgaggaaggcaggaagggcgTCTGTCCTCGCAGTGGTGCCCAGGAAAGTCCCTGCCTGCTTCCCCAGGAGGTGGGACTCAACTGGGTTTTCGTCGTCCTCGAAACCCCAGTTTGAAAAAGTGCCCACGATTTCCTCATCCCAGGTCTCGAACCATTTCCTGTCCTGGTCCAGGACCTAGGTGGGGCCGCCGCGGTCAGACATAGCAGGCCCGCCTGGGGTCCCTCGGCCACCCTCACTCCCTGGCCCCGCCCTCTGAGCTCTCACCGGTCTAGGCGCTGACCGCCCCACCATCCAGAGCGAACCACCCAGAAGCCCagcgccagcagcagcagcaccaccaGCGCGGCGCCCGCCGTCAGGCCCCCGACCAGCGCCCTCCAGTGGATGGCCACCTCGCAGCGCGGGCCGGAGAACCAGTGCGTGTCCGTGGAGTAGCAGCTACGGGAGATCGCAGAGTCAGACCCTCTTCACCTCCGGACTCGGGGCCCACGCGTGCACCTGGGCCCCACGGGGGCGGGCGAGGGGACGGGGTCCCAGCCTAGGGCAGCGGGGGGTTCCACCCTATGGCAAGCGGGAGGTTCCACCCTAGACAAGGGGCCGGGAATCCACCCTAGAACGAGGGGGCGGCGCTCTACCATAGGTAACGGGGCGGGATTCCACCCTAGATCAAGCGGGCAGGGCTCCACCCTGGAAGGAGGGGGCGGGGTTCAACCCTAGAACGAGGGGGACGGGGCCCTACCCTAAAATGAGTGGTCCCAGAACGAGGGGACTGGACTCAACTCCATTAGGGGGGCGGGGCTCCAACTTAGGGCAAGTGAGCAGAGCTCCAGGGCAAGGCTCCACCGTAGGGCAAGGGGAATGGGCTTGGAGCGGGACTCTGGGGACAGGGCTCCACCGTAGGGCCTGGGGGCGGACCCGGGGCGGAGCATGGGGCGGGGCTTCATCCTAGAATGAGTGGGCGGGGCTCGGCTGATGCTGATGGTCAGCGGTGCCTTACCGACAGGCGGGACCGCTCCTCTCCAGAACGCACTGGCCCTGGTGACAGTCGATGGCGTCGTCCACGCCCGACGTGCATTTGGTGACACAGCGGAGCCGGGTGGCCTCCACCAAGGGGAAGTAGAACTCCTCATAGCCCGCGGGAGCGGCGCGGCGGCAGAGGGCtgaggggttggggagggggttGCACAGAGACAAGGACCTCATCCATTCTATTCAGGGGCCTGATAATGGTGCCTCTGAAAATGCGGGAGGAGGATTCCATTTCCGAGGTGGGATGCCGTGGGGTAGACCCTGGGATTCGATGAGGGGAGTCCAGTACCACCACCCTCACCCTCTCCTCGCGGCCCCTGCTGTCCTCAGGTGGAAGCCACTAATCAGCGCCAGGAAGGGCCGCCCTGGACCATGTCGCTTGCCTCCGCCAAAGGTCTCTCCCTGCCCCCGGCTTCAATGGGCAAATGTCCCTGGTGGCTGGGATCAGAGCCACGGGAGAGCGACCACTCAACCCTTTACCCCACCCTCACCTTTCGGGGTCAGCTCTGTCCTGCTGTTGTTGTTCACCTTGATGGAGTCAGGCTTAAAACACGGGGCTGTGGGAACACAGGCACAGATGGAATGGGAGGGGGAGGTCAAGGGGTTAAGGTCAAGGGGTTAGGACCAGGAAGCAGGACAGGCACAGGGAGGGCAGTGAGGGCTGTCTCTGTCTGGGGGAGTGTGGAGGGGCCACAAGGGAAGACTCCTGTTCCCTCCCTGTGTGGACTCATTCCCCTTCTCCCAACCTGCCAGAGGTACCA includes:
- the LOC103246941 gene encoding LOW QUALITY PROTEIN: mucin-3A (The sequence of the model RefSeq protein was modified relative to this genomic sequence to represent the inferred CDS: substituted 1 base at 1 genomic stop codon), whose protein sequence is MPVTTTETTSHTSLPQIGSHCEFAVEQVDLDVVETEVGMEVSVDQEFSPDLNDNTSQAYRDFNKTFWNQMQKIFAGMRGFTFKGVEILSLRNGSIVVDYLVLLELPFSAQLESQYEQAKMTLKEALQNASQDADSCQDSQTPCFKPDSIKVNNNSRTELTPKALCRRAAPAGYEEFYFPLVEATRLRCVTKCTSGVDDAIDCHQGQCVLERSGPACRCYSTDTHWFSGPRCEVAIHWRALVGGLTAGAALVVLLLLALGFWVVRSGWWGGQRLDRXELRGRGQGVLDQDRKWFETWDEEIVGTFSNWGFEDDSLDKDKNFHVALEKVDTTMKVHIKRPEMTSSSV